One window from the genome of Anopheles coluzzii chromosome X, AcolN3, whole genome shotgun sequence encodes:
- the LOC120961440 gene encoding piggyBac transposable element-derived protein 4-like, with the protein MFPLPSNCDPVFTMAAQGPYVVIEPLDSEYVVNDTGPAACAEATPNTDGGGEPEQQSDDDDLICLWEEPQTFGIFDEPVGTNVPFDGADERTASEYAALVCDDALFDILVKGTNRHRKQWADCMRAGGQSVEPYRKVTVAEMKRYVGLLLVMGQVRKDCQHCYWSTNPLLETPVFANTMSYKRFQQISHYFHGMKQANRTYDAKPVLDHLVPKFQALYAPKQQLIVSELTIPQDVLNGQQTEPPNHSEDAQGSTPESAKRLRLLCESDTGYVLNVELANQQLDQVALTDVSIVRPYFGRWHHVYWGNDGITVAAAETLYANQTLACGTLRNDPDGTVAPERKSPVLVMDGQGKRILSTIHGAAAMQPTEGEPQGPPPACVADLNRHLADLERFEGLLVEEYLSNASVGWHIRTVLLLINVALLNAYILFSQTDTGSRFTFNVFRLAVAREWVGASEPLEEPTKFLPLIQGRKRKFLPLIQGRKRKETGLHNRVPKHPARN; encoded by the coding sequence ATGTTTCCTCTACCCTCCAACTGTGACCCGGTCTTTACGATGGCAGCGCAGGGTCCATATGTTGTGATTGAACCTCTGGACTCTGAATACGTAGTAAATGACACCGGCCCGGCAGCGTGTGCCGAAGCGACACCGAACACTGATGGGGGCGGCGAGCCCGAACAGCagagcgacgacgacgacctcATTTGCCTATGGGAAGAGCCGCAAACGTTCGGCATATTCGACGAACCGGTCGGCACAAACGTCCCATTCGACGGGGCTGATGAACGGACTGCGAGCGAATATGCGGCACTAGTGTGCGACGACGCGCTGTTCGACATACTCGTGAAAGGAACCAACCGGCACCGAAAGCAGTGGGCAGATTGTATGCGGGCTGGAGGGCAATCAGTTGAACCGTACCGGAAAGTCACCGTGGCCGAGATGAAGCGGTATGTcggcctgctgctggtgatggggCAGGTCAGAAAAGACTGCCAGCACTGCTACTGGTCGACGAACCCGCTGCTCGAGACGCCCGTGTTTGCGAACACCATGAGCTATAAGAGATTTCAACAGATAAGTCACTACTTTCACGGGATGAAGCAGGCCAACCGAACGTACGATGCGAAACCGGTGCTGGACCACCTGGTACCGAAGTTCCAGGCACTGTACGCACCGAAGCAGCAGCTGATTGTGTCGGAACTAACGATACCGCAGGACGTGCTAAACGGCCAGCAAACCGAGCCGCCCAACCACAGCGAAGACGCACAGGGAAGCACGCCGGAAAGCGCAAAGCGGCTAAGGCTGCTGTGCGAAAGTGACACCGGCTATGTGCTGAACGTGGAACTTGCCAACCAGCAGCTGGACCAGGTCGCCCTCACGGACGTGTCCATCGTGCGCCCGTACTTCGGCCGCTGGCACCATGTCTACTGGGGCAACGACGGGATCACCGTCGCTGCGGCGGAAACACTGTACGCAAACCAAACGCTCGCCTGCGGAACGCTCCGGAACGATCCGGACGGAACGGTGGCCCCCGAGCGGAAGAGTCCGGTCCTGGTGATGGACGGGCAGGGCAAACGCATTCTCTCGACGATACACGGTGCGGCTGCGATGCAGCCTACAGAGGGCGAACCGCAAGGCCCGCCACCGGCCTGTGTGGCGGACCTAAACCGACACTTGGCAGATCTGGAACGGTTCGAAGGTTTGCTCGTCGAAGAATACCTGTCGAACGCAAGCGTCGGGTGGCACATACGCACTGTACTGTTGCTGATCAATGTGGCGCTGCTCAACGCGTACATCCTGTTCTCCCAGACCGACACGGGTAGCCGATTTACGTTCAACGTATTCCGGCTAGCGGTCGCCAGGGAATGGGTAGGGGCGAGTGAGCCACTCGAAGAGCCCACAAAATTTCTCCCATTGATCCAAGGAAGGAAGCGGAAATTTCTCCCATTGATCCAAGGAAGGAAACGGAAGGAAACGGGCCTACACAACAGGGTGCCAAAACATCCTGCCCGAAACTAA